One Hippoglossus stenolepis isolate QCI-W04-F060 chromosome 9, HSTE1.2, whole genome shotgun sequence genomic region harbors:
- the slc39a14 gene encoding metal cation symporter ZIP14 isoform X1, with product MSFPHGRVMTTVTRLQSQLVLVLTLAVLLCPLGLVTVRGEIQTQSPAQVLQDLLSRYGDNSTITVPQLRALLALLSKEQGEGHSESSGVAEAPTSPPPKANRSKCLPADTLAIYNISEQTQLDGHRLTKLCPTMLQQLGAGSCKVQKEEMLISEPPPRPTGAEVWGYGILSVTLISLCSLLGACVVPFMKKTFYKRLLLYFIALAIGTLYSNALFQLIPEAFGFDPMVDFYVSKSAVVFGGFYLFFFTEKILRVLLKQKNGNHGHSHYPSAGRCPSPDKDLEEGEKEKLQLNGEASSLAAGKLDAGEGELMLSPAQTPQDSQRPESTGRSGGGGGCYWLKGTTYSDIGTLAWMITLSDGLHNFIDGLAIGASFTSSVFQGVSTSVAILCEEFPHELGDFVILLNAGMSIQQALFFNFLSACCCYLGMGFGILAGNSFSPNWIFALAGGMFLYIALADMFPEMNEVSREEEDAGGSSFLLTFAIQNAGLLTGFSIMLLLTTYSGQIQLG from the exons atgtcGTTCCCTCATGGCCGTGTCATGACCACCGTCACCCGCCTCCAGTCACAGCTCGTGTTGGTCCTGACCCTGGCTGTGCTGCTCTGCCCCTTGGGCTTAGTGACGGTTCGGGGGGAAATCCAGACCCAGTCTCCTGCTCAGGTGCTCCAGGACCTGCTGAGCCGCTATGGCGACAACAGCACCATCACGGTGCCCCAGCTGCGCGCCCTGCTGGCCCTCCTCAGCAAGGAACAGGGTGAAGGTCACAGCGAGAGCAGCGGTGTGGCTGAGGCACCAACAAGCCCGCCTCCTAAAGCCAACAGGTCCAAG TGCCTGCCTGCAGACACGTTGGCCATTTACAACATTAGTGAGCAGACCCAGCTGGATGGGCACCGTTTGACCAAGCTGTGCCCCAccatgctgcagcagctgggtGCTGGATCCTGCAAGGTGCAAAAAGAGGAGATGCTGATCAGCGAACCCCCCCCCAGGCCCACAGGAGCTGAAG TGTGGGGTTATGGGATCCTGAGTGTGACACTCATCTCTCTGTGTTCGCTGCTGGGGGCCTGCGTGGTGCCCTTCATGAAGAAAACCTTTTACAAGCGACTGCTGCTCTACTTCATAGCCCTGGCCATTGGCACGCTCTACTCCAACGCCCTGTTTCAGCTCATCCCAGAG GCGTTTGGTTTTGACCCCATGGTGGATTTCTACGTGTCCAAGTCGGCCGTCGTGTTTGGAGGATTttacctcttcttcttcacggAGAAGATTCTCAGAGTGctgctcaaacagaaaaatggg AACCACGGCCACAGTCACTACCCCAGTGCAGGTCGCTGCCCGTCACCTGACAAGGAtttggaggagggggagaaggagaagctgcagctgaacggAGAAGCCAGCAGTCTGGCTGCGGGCAAATTGGACGCAGGGGAGGGCGAGCTCATGCTCAGCCCAGCTCAGACGCCGCAG gacTCCCAGAGGCCAGAGAGCACCGGGAGATCCGGAGGTGGCGGCGGCTGCTATTGGCTGAAGGGGACGACCTATTCTGACATCGGCACATTGGCGTGGATGATCACGCTGAGTGACGGTCTGCACAACTTCATCGATGGCTTGGCTATCGGAGCGTCCTTCACTTCGTCCGTCTTCCAGGGCGTCAGCACGTCCGTGGCCATCCTGTGTGAGGAGTTCCCCCACGAGCTGG GAGACTTTGTGATCCTGCTGAACGCCGGCATGAGCATACAACAGGCTCTGTTCTTCAACTTCCTGTCGGCCTGTTGCTGTTACCTGGGCATGGGCTTCGGCATCCTGGCCGGCAACAGCTTCTCACCCAACTGGATCTTCGCCCTGGCAGGAGGAATGTTCCTCTACATCGCTCTGGCAGACATG TTCCCAGAGATGAACGAGGTGAGTCGTGAGGAAGAGGACGCCGGCggcagcagcttcctcctcaccttTGCCATCCAGAACGCCGGCCTGCTGACGGGCTTCTCCATCATGCTCCTCCTCACCACATACTCCGGACAGATACAGCTGGGCTAG
- the slc39a14 gene encoding metal cation symporter ZIP14 isoform X2: MSFPHGRVMTTVTRLQSQLVLVLTLAVLLCPLGLVTVRGEIQTQSPAQVLQDLLSRYGDNSTITVPQLRALLALLSKEQGEGHSESSGVAEAPTSPPPKANRSKCLPADTLAIYNISEQTQLDGHRLTKLCPTMLQQLGAGSCKVQKEEMLISEPPPRPTGAEVWGFSFLSVTVINAFALTAVLSVPLLKTRFMKHAIVFFIALAIGTLFSTAILQLLPEAFGFDPMVDFYVSKSAVVFGGFYLFFFTEKILRVLLKQKNGNHGHSHYPSAGRCPSPDKDLEEGEKEKLQLNGEASSLAAGKLDAGEGELMLSPAQTPQDSQRPESTGRSGGGGGCYWLKGTTYSDIGTLAWMITLSDGLHNFIDGLAIGASFTSSVFQGVSTSVAILCEEFPHELGDFVILLNAGMSIQQALFFNFLSACCCYLGMGFGILAGNSFSPNWIFALAGGMFLYIALADMFPEMNEVSREEEDAGGSSFLLTFAIQNAGLLTGFSIMLLLTTYSGQIQLG, from the exons atgtcGTTCCCTCATGGCCGTGTCATGACCACCGTCACCCGCCTCCAGTCACAGCTCGTGTTGGTCCTGACCCTGGCTGTGCTGCTCTGCCCCTTGGGCTTAGTGACGGTTCGGGGGGAAATCCAGACCCAGTCTCCTGCTCAGGTGCTCCAGGACCTGCTGAGCCGCTATGGCGACAACAGCACCATCACGGTGCCCCAGCTGCGCGCCCTGCTGGCCCTCCTCAGCAAGGAACAGGGTGAAGGTCACAGCGAGAGCAGCGGTGTGGCTGAGGCACCAACAAGCCCGCCTCCTAAAGCCAACAGGTCCAAG TGCCTGCCTGCAGACACGTTGGCCATTTACAACATTAGTGAGCAGACCCAGCTGGATGGGCACCGTTTGACCAAGCTGTGCCCCAccatgctgcagcagctgggtGCTGGATCCTGCAAGGTGCAAAAAGAGGAGATGCTGATCAGCGAACCCCCCCCCAGGCCCACAGGAGCTGAAG TGTGGGGCTTTTCTTTCCTGAGTGTGACGGTGATCAATGCCTTCGCCCTCACCGCAGTCCTCAGCGTGCCTCTGTTGAAGACACGCTTTATGAAACACGCCATCGTCTTTTTCATCGCTCTTGCCATCGGCACGCTGTTCTCCACTGccatcctgcagctcctgccaGAG GCGTTTGGTTTTGACCCCATGGTGGATTTCTACGTGTCCAAGTCGGCCGTCGTGTTTGGAGGATTttacctcttcttcttcacggAGAAGATTCTCAGAGTGctgctcaaacagaaaaatggg AACCACGGCCACAGTCACTACCCCAGTGCAGGTCGCTGCCCGTCACCTGACAAGGAtttggaggagggggagaaggagaagctgcagctgaacggAGAAGCCAGCAGTCTGGCTGCGGGCAAATTGGACGCAGGGGAGGGCGAGCTCATGCTCAGCCCAGCTCAGACGCCGCAG gacTCCCAGAGGCCAGAGAGCACCGGGAGATCCGGAGGTGGCGGCGGCTGCTATTGGCTGAAGGGGACGACCTATTCTGACATCGGCACATTGGCGTGGATGATCACGCTGAGTGACGGTCTGCACAACTTCATCGATGGCTTGGCTATCGGAGCGTCCTTCACTTCGTCCGTCTTCCAGGGCGTCAGCACGTCCGTGGCCATCCTGTGTGAGGAGTTCCCCCACGAGCTGG GAGACTTTGTGATCCTGCTGAACGCCGGCATGAGCATACAACAGGCTCTGTTCTTCAACTTCCTGTCGGCCTGTTGCTGTTACCTGGGCATGGGCTTCGGCATCCTGGCCGGCAACAGCTTCTCACCCAACTGGATCTTCGCCCTGGCAGGAGGAATGTTCCTCTACATCGCTCTGGCAGACATG TTCCCAGAGATGAACGAGGTGAGTCGTGAGGAAGAGGACGCCGGCggcagcagcttcctcctcaccttTGCCATCCAGAACGCCGGCCTGCTGACGGGCTTCTCCATCATGCTCCTCCTCACCACATACTCCGGACAGATACAGCTGGGCTAG